Within Plectropomus leopardus isolate mb unplaced genomic scaffold, YSFRI_Pleo_2.0 unplaced_scaffold17609, whole genome shotgun sequence, the genomic segment TTATGTCTTTAGAAGGTAATGCACTTGCTGCTGACATTTGTTGCTTCCCAACAGCAAATGTCTTTATCCCTGAGTGTTAATGcattcaaagtcaaagtcaaatcaTTTCAGAACAAAGAAGCAGAGTTTTTATTATGAGACAATAGCCTGTAAGACAGTCACTGTCTGTGGTGGAGATGCAGGAATAGGTTCGATGGTGTCGTCTCTGGTTTTGTTCTGCTGCACACCTTCCAGTGTTGGAGATGCGTTGGGACCCACAATTTTAACAACATACAAATGAATGTAATTTGTGTCTCCAACTTGAACCTgtgaaaagcaaaagaaaactggaagatgtgaaaaatatattcatcTAGTCTCTGAACAGTTAAGATTTTCTACCATCAGGGATGTGTTGAACTGCTCCCTGTCATGATTTTGACACGACACACTACATTATATTGtgtgttaaacaaaaacacacacctgtagCAGTCATTATTTACCTTGATGAGGAAGTGTTCTGCTCCAAGGATACCCCGAAGTTGCCTGTATTTCACTGCTTTGTATTCCGTATTGTCTCCGCGTGTTTGTCTCTGCACTTCTTCTTTCACCTGAGTATGAATGGAATTAAATATGATGTAAATCCAGACTGAAATGCAAACCAGAGAGTTGTGTGTGGaggttgcaaaaaaatgaagcGAGAGTGAAACTCACCTTGTCACAAAGTTCCTGAGTTCTCTC encodes:
- the LOC121964882 gene encoding cystatin-A-like; translation: MAEICQQNTKNTKADKFGWGETEDANERTQELCDKVKEEVQRQTRGDNTEYKAVKYRQLRGILGAEHFLIKVQVGDTNYIHLYVVKIVGPNASPTLEGVQQNKTRDDTIEPIPASPPQTVTVLQAIVS